DNA from Alphaproteobacteria bacterium SS10:
CCGATGATCAACCCTTGATCGGGACCCCAGAGCGGGTCACCGATGATGCTTTCGCCTATGAGGAGCAGCCCTTAACTAAGACCTCGCCGGTTGACACTGGAGTTATTGAGTCTGTCCTCAAAGGATTGGGCGTGGGCTTCGTCCACCGCGTGTTTCCCGATCCGGTCCGTGACCCGAAGCAGGTTGCCTTACGCCTGCGGGCAGGGGTTCGGCAGATCAACCGAACCCTAGTGCTTCGTGGCCGTCGCAGTGGCGAGGGGTTTCTGTTCATCATTAATGGCCGGAACCAGGTCAGCCTACGCAAACTGATGCGGGCAACGGGCGAGGAGTTTGAGAAGCCAGACGCCAAGTTCATGAAAGAGATTGTTGGCTACTTGCCCGATGGGGTTCCGCCCTTTGGGCACCGGCATAAGCTGCGCGTCTATGCCGATAAGGATGTGATGAGCTTCCACAACGGGTGGTTTCCCTGTGGCTCGTCCCGGGTCTGGATGTTCCTGCGCACCGATACGATGTTGGATGCCAGCGAGGGCAAGCTGATCGACCTTAAGACCGTGCCAGCCAAGAAGATGACCGGTTAAGGCAGATCAATCGTAGCTACGCACATCATCGATCACTTTGCCATCATTGGGCAGGCTGCCCGGCTCTACGATCTCGACATTGCCCTTTAGCTTTACGATGGCCGCTAGGTTGTCAGTGACCGCGCTTGCGATCCCGGCATCCGCAGCCTCAACCTTGAGCGTCATGACATCGGTGCCGTCACCACGATCAACGACCAGTCGGGCTTTCCCGATGCCGTCATGGCGCTTGAGAACTTCCGCAATCTGCTCTGGGCGGACAAACATGCCTTTGACTTTGGTGGCCTGATCGGCGCGGCCCATCCAGCCCTTAAGCCGCATATTCGTGCGGCCGCATGGGCTATCACCGGCCATGACGGCGGAGAGATCACCAGTGGCAAAGCGGATTAGCGGGTAGGCCGGGTTAAACAGGGTCACCACAACCTCACCAACCTCACCCTCGGCAACTGGGTCGCCGGTGCCGGGGCGCACGATTTCAACCAACGCGCCCTCATCACACACCAACCCCTCGCGGGCTGGGGTTTCATAGGCGATCAAGCCCAGATCGGCGGTGCCATAGTTTTGGTAAACCGCGACGCCGCGCGTCTCATACCAGGCTTTCACATCGGGCATGAGCGGGCCGCCGCCGACAGAGGCTTTGACCAGGCTGCTGGTGTCGAGCCCAAGCTCATCACCCTTCTCCAGGATCACCTTAAGATAGTCTGGTGTGCCCGCATAGCCGCTGCATTTCAAATGCGCCATGGCCTGCGCCTGACCTTCGGTATTACCGGTGCCAGCCGGGAAAACCGGGCAGCCCAGCGCCTTGGCTGCATCGTCGAACAGGAAGCCCGCCGGGGTGAAATGATAGGCAAAGCAGTTATGGACGATATCGCCGGCCCGGAACCCGGCGGCGTACAGTGCACGGGCAAAGCGCCAGAAATCTGGTTGGTCACCCTGTGGCTCATAGATCGGGCCGGGGGAAGAGAAGACGCGGCGGATCTGCTCAAGCGGTTGCCCGTTAAAGCCACCCAGCGGTGGCGCGCTCGACTGCCGCTCGGTTAGGTCGCTTTTTCGTGTCACGGGCAGCTTGGCAAGGGCCGCACGGTCGGTGACCGAGGCCGGGTCCACATCGGCCAGCATGTCGGCATAGGCCGCACTATTCGCCTTGGCATGGGCCACCTGATCGGTGAGGGCGGCCATCAATCTGGCCTCACGCTCGTCATGGCTACGGGTTTCGAGCGCGTCGTAATGAGCGTCGGTCATGGGGCAGGTCTCTATCGTTTAATGGTCGGTAGGCGGCTTAGGTCAGCCAGCGCTTGCGGCGCTTGTAGTTCTTTACGTCGCGGTAGTTCTTCTTACCGGTCGAGGACACGCCGAGATAGAACTCCTTCACATCCTCATTCTCGCGCAGCTCTTTCGCCTCGCCATCCATCACCACCCGGCCATTCTCGAGGATGTAGCCGTATTGTGCGTATTTCAGCGCGACATTGGTGTTCTGCTCAGCAAGGAGGAAAGTAACGCCCTCTTTTTCGTTCAACGCTTTGACGATCTCAAAGATTTGTTCCACCAGCTGCGGGGCAAGGCCCATGCTGGGTTCGTCAAGCAGGATGATGTTCGGCTTTGCCATCAGGGCACGACCGATCGCCGTCATCTGCTGTTCACCGCCGGAGGTATAGCCGGATTGGCTTTTCCGCCGCTCTTTGAGGCGCGGGAAGTAGTTGTAGACCATCTCCAGATCGGCATTGATCTGGCCCCGGCCAACGCTGCGGGTATAGGCACCGGTCAGGAGGTTTTCCTCAACCGTCAGGTGCTCAAAACAGTGGCGACCTTCCATCACTTGGATGACGCCGCTCTTCACCAAGTCATTGGGGGTCAGGGTATCGACCCGCTGGCCGCTGAAGGTGATGGAGCCTTTGGTAACCTCACCGCGTTCCACGCGTAGGAGGTTGGAAATCGCTTTCAGTGTTGTGGTCTTACCTGCGCCATTGCCGCCGAGCAGGGCAACAATCTGGCCCTTATTCACAGCGAGTGACACGCCCTTCAATACTAGGATCACGTGGTCATAAATGACCTCGATATTGTTAACCTGAAGCAGGGCATCGGGTGCCACCTCTGCTGGGTTCGAATGTCCCACATGTTTGGTCGCTGTTTCGGCCATGGCCTGGCAACTCCGCTAATCAGGTTCGTTTTGGGTAAAACAGCCGGGGCGATGGGGCACCGCCCCGGCTGAAGAAGTTTGGATCAGCTGCGCTTACGAGGTGCAGCGGTCGAGGGCGATGCCCTTCTCGTTGGCATATTGCTCAGCGGATGCCTCATAGAGGCCGCGGATTAGATCGCCATTTGGCTCAATCCAGTCGGAGACAACCTCCCACTCAGAACCGTTCCATTGCTGGACGAGAAGCTGGCCGCCACCTTCGTGGTCGGTGCAGCTCAGTTGGATTGGCTTCATCATGCCATCGAAACCGGCACGCTCGAGGGTAGCCTGATCAATGTTCAGGTTCTCAAAGCCCCAGCGAACTTGCTCACCGGTGAGTGCCTTATCGCCATAACGGCCCATGGCGGTCCGGATGGCTTCGGTGATGATGAACATGTTGATCAGGCCGCGGTTGTAGAGAACCTCACCAACCTGATCTTCTGGACCGGTGCCTTGGCCCTTGGCGTAGACATGGGTCAGGATGTCCTGCACCACGCCGAAGTCCTGGCCAACACCGTGGAAGTTACCAGCCTTGTAGCCGATGGCTTGGTCGCCCGCTGGGCGCACATCCACCTCAGAGCCGGACCACCAGACACCGATGAAGCGATCCATTGGATAACCGACGGCGGACGCTTCCTTGATGGCAGTGGCGTTCATCACGCCCCAGCCCCACATCAGGGTCCAGTCAGGCTTCACCCGACGGCCGATTTGTAGCCAGGTTGATTTCTGCTCCAGACCTGGGTGCGACACCGGGTGCAGGGTCAGCTTAAAGCCATGCTCTTCAGCCAGCAGCTCAAGGGTCTTGATCGGCTCTTTACCGTAAGCACTGTCGTGATAGACCAGCGCGATTTTCTTACCGTCCAGATCACCGTAACCGCCTTCTTGCTGGGCGATATAGTTGATCATGGCATCAGCCTGCGCCCAGTAGGTGGTGGGCGAGGTGAAGACATAGGGGAAGACCCGACCGTCAGACGCATCGGCGCGGCCATAGCCCATCGAGAAGACCGGAATCTTGTCGTTGGTGGCACGCTCGATCAGCGCATAGGTAATGCCGGTTGAGAACGGGAAGAACGCTGCGGCACCGGTTGGGCCGTTATTCTTCAGACGCTCATAGCACTCAACGCCGCGGTCGTTGTTGTACTGGGTTTCACACTCTTCCCAGGTCATCTTGACGCCGTTGATGCCGCCGTCACGCTCGTTCAGGACCTTCAGGTAGTCCTGGAACGCGTCAGCTAGCGGGATGCCGTTCGGCGCATAAGGGCCGGTGCGGTAGACCATCAGCGGGATGAACATCTCATCCTCAGCCTGGGCGACGGCTGGCTGTGATGCCCAGAAGGCACCGGCACCGATAACGGTGGCGACAGCCAGCGCGGTTAAACGCTTAAAGTTCATGCTCGTTTTCCTCCCATTTGGTTGACGAGGCTTAAACACTCTTGGGGGACCTGTGTTTGTCCCCATGACCCGGTTTTGTCGGTTGCCGCGGTCCCAGCGGCCGTCATGAGGTATTGGTAAAAACGCTCTAAAGCTGGGCCTTTAATGCGGGAATGGCCAAAGCCGCAGCTTCTCCTTCCCGATTTGCCAAAGCCTGGCCATGCCATGGGGCTCGGCAATCAGAATGATGATGATCAGGGCGCCCAGCACCATGAACTCGATATGTCCCAATAGGGCGGTGTCCATAACGATGCCAACGGCGGCCGGTGCCTGGTTGATGATGATCGGCAAAAGCACGATGAAGGCGGCACCAAGGAACGAGCCCAGGATGCTGCCCAAGCCGCCGATGATCACCATGAACAGCACTTGGAATGACCGGTTGATGTC
Protein-coding regions in this window:
- a CDS encoding ABC transporter substrate-binding protein — translated: MNFKRLTALAVATVIGAGAFWASQPAVAQAEDEMFIPLMVYRTGPYAPNGIPLADAFQDYLKVLNERDGGINGVKMTWEECETQYNNDRGVECYERLKNNGPTGAAAFFPFSTGITYALIERATNDKIPVFSMGYGRADASDGRVFPYVFTSPTTYWAQADAMINYIAQQEGGYGDLDGKKIALVYHDSAYGKEPIKTLELLAEEHGFKLTLHPVSHPGLEQKSTWLQIGRRVKPDWTLMWGWGVMNATAIKEASAVGYPMDRFIGVWWSGSEVDVRPAGDQAIGYKAGNFHGVGQDFGVVQDILTHVYAKGQGTGPEDQVGEVLYNRGLINMFIITEAIRTAMGRYGDKALTGEQVRWGFENLNIDQATLERAGFDGMMKPIQLSCTDHEGGGQLLVQQWNGSEWEVVSDWIEPNGDLIRGLYEASAEQYANEKGIALDRCTS
- a CDS encoding ABC transporter ATP-binding protein, which gives rise to MAETATKHVGHSNPAEVAPDALLQVNNIEVIYDHVILVLKGVSLAVNKGQIVALLGGNGAGKTTTLKAISNLLRVERGEVTKGSITFSGQRVDTLTPNDLVKSGVIQVMEGRHCFEHLTVEENLLTGAYTRSVGRGQINADLEMVYNYFPRLKERRKSQSGYTSGGEQQMTAIGRALMAKPNIILLDEPSMGLAPQLVEQIFEIVKALNEKEGVTFLLAEQNTNVALKYAQYGYILENGRVVMDGEAKELRENEDVKEFYLGVSSTGKKNYRDVKNYKRRKRWLT
- a CDS encoding AMP-binding protein, whose translation is MTDAHYDALETRSHDEREARLMAALTDQVAHAKANSAAYADMLADVDPASVTDRAALAKLPVTRKSDLTERQSSAPPLGGFNGQPLEQIRRVFSSPGPIYEPQGDQPDFWRFARALYAAGFRAGDIVHNCFAYHFTPAGFLFDDAAKALGCPVFPAGTGNTEGQAQAMAHLKCSGYAGTPDYLKVILEKGDELGLDTSSLVKASVGGGPLMPDVKAWYETRGVAVYQNYGTADLGLIAYETPAREGLVCDEGALVEIVRPGTGDPVAEGEVGEVVVTLFNPAYPLIRFATGDLSAVMAGDSPCGRTNMRLKGWMGRADQATKVKGMFVRPEQIAEVLKRHDGIGKARLVVDRGDGTDVMTLKVEAADAGIASAVTDNLAAIVKLKGNVEIVEPGSLPNDGKVIDDVRSYD